The nucleotide sequence CCACGTTCTTTTTCGCCCGCGGTCAGGTCAATCGCGGGGTGCAGGGCACCAGCCATCGTCCACATGACAATCAGCAGGGGTAGGAATTTTACCAGTGTATCCCGCAGTTCGTTTGCAGTTAGCTGGGAAAGCGGTTTGCCTTGTTCTGGTGTGACAATTTGAAACGGTTGGTCGAAGGAATTGGTTAAGCCTGCCTGTTCAAAGCGGGTGGCGTTCAGTTTGTTGCGGTACGCACCCAGAATCGATTCTACCCGCCCCATCGCCAGCTTGGAAGTTTCGTCGCTTTCGCGTCGCATCAGGCGAATTTCTGGTTTTTTGCCAGCAATAATCAGTCGTTCAAAATCCGACGGCAGCACCAGCATGGTGTCTACTTCTCGATTTTGCAGTGGGGCCGGATCATCGGAATCGAGCCAGCGAACCGCCAGTTGGTCGGAACCAGCAGCCTGCGTGGGTTTTGATGATTGACCAAGCAGTTCTGGATGAAATTGTTCGTCCTGAAACAGTGCGGGCCAGCGGGTTTCTGGCAGTTGCGTGCTGGCAAGGCCCCCCACCGCCAGAGCGAAGTTGTTGGGATCTGCAGTGGCGGGTCGCACTACGCCCACGATCGACTTCTGGCCCATCAGCGTGCTGGCGAACAGAAAGCCCACCGCAGCAAAGGCGGGGTAAATAATGGCAGGAAGTAACAGGATCAGCATCAGCGTGCGACGATCCCGCAAGAGATCGAGGATCTCCCGCCTGGCAATCAGGATGACGATTGGCTTTTTCATAATCTCATTCTAGAACGGCCCACGCGGGGAAGGTAGTACGCACCCAGATCAGGGGAGGAATCCGGTACAATTAATGAAAGTTATCTCATTTTTATTTTCTCCACCACATTTTTTTGCAGCAGTGGTA is from Zavarzinella sp. and encodes:
- a CDS encoding ABC transporter permease, with translation MKKPIVILIARREILDLLRDRRTLMLILLLPAIIYPAFAAVGFLFASTLMGQKSIVGVVRPATADPNNFALAVGGLASTQLPETRWPALFQDEQFHPELLGQSSKPTQAAGSDQLAVRWLDSDDPAPLQNREVDTMLVLPSDFERLIIAGKKPEIRLMRRESDETSKLAMGRVESILGAYRNKLNATRFEQAGLTNSFDQPFQIVTPEQGKPLSQLTANELRDTLVKFLPLLIVMWTMAGALHPAIDLTAGEKERGTMETLLICPARRSEIVAGKFLAVFVFGYMSAIYNLMWMALGAIIAGFFLPEPILSFTGLAWTCILAIPLAMFFSSLALGLGAFARSTKEGQYYLLPIMLLVMPLSLIPLTPGIQLTPGLSMIPISGLVLILQNLLSVSGKPISALTWCTGLGSFFFYVWISLFWASRQFRRENVLFRSQQALSPRVRLKLWWQSVRNRQRGEI